In one Scomber japonicus isolate fScoJap1 chromosome 6, fScoJap1.pri, whole genome shotgun sequence genomic region, the following are encoded:
- the LOC128360747 gene encoding uncharacterized protein LOC128360747, protein MKALDDIEAVLLLLFALWLVVTENAKRQSNRRRKEAKRKRLEMDREFSEIIKEYEAEDELLRAEKKRRVRAVMSGHRIPSLWTFDRSSEWWDVIVPGFTNAQRIENIRMSEETFNHLCNKLRPALELKNTNFRRCMPLKKRVAVALWKLATGSEYRSIGHLFGVSITSVCRCVQDFCAAAEALLVPEQIRFPTQEKFAEISAYYENRWGLPHCVGAIDGSHIPIIAPQDYHCDYFNRKGWHSIILQGVIDGKGLFWNVFAGMAGSLHDARVLRLSTLWEFATRGNHFPAHTRNIGGVSVGYYLLGDSAYPLQNWLLKPFQDTGRLTAEQQTFNRKFSRGRVVVENAFGRLKGRWRCLLKRNDCDLPLVKSMVVTCCALHNLCETHGERYEEEWDAVAATAVEPGMAVAQEVEEEGRDVRDGLMRYLMSDR, encoded by the exons ATGAAGGCACTGGATGACATCGAGGcggtactgctgctgctgtttgctctgtGGCTTGTTGTCACTGAAAACGCCAAAAGACAGAGCAATAGACGTAGAAAAGAAGCGAAGCGAAAGAGACTTGAGATGGACAGAGAATTTTCTGAAATCATAAAGGAATATGAAGCAGAAGACGAGCTGCTAAGAGCGGAAAAGAAACGACGTGTGAGG GCGGTCATGTCAGGGCACCGCATACCGTCGCTTTGGACGTTTGACCGATCATCCGAATGGTGGGATGTAATCGTTCCCGGTTTCACGAACGCTCAGCGGATTGAAAACATCAGGATGTCCGAAGAAACATTCAACCACCTGTGCAACAAACTGCGACCAGCTCTGGAACTGAAAAACACGAACTTCCGCAGATGTATGCCCTTAAAGAAGAGAGTGGCTGTAGCACTTTGGAAGCTTGCTACTGGCTCTGAGTACAGATCTATTGGACATCTTTTTGGAGTCAGCATCACATCTGTGTGTCGATGCGTGCAGGACttttgtgctgcagctgaggCGTTGTTGGTACCAGAACAAATCCGGTTTCCAACCCAGGAGAAGTTCGCCGAAATTTCAGCATATTATGAGAACAGGTGGGGCCTCCCACACTGTGTGGGAGCAATTGATGGATCTCACATACCGATCATAGCGCCACAAGACTACCATTGCGATTATTTTAATCGTAAAGGCTGGCACTCAATCATCCTGCAAGGTGTTATTGATGGAAAGGGCCTGTTCTGGAATGTCTTTGCTGGAATGGCTGGGAGCCTGCATGATGCCAGGGTTCTGAGATTGTCCACACTGTGGGAGTTTGCCACCCGGGGGAACCACTTTCCAGCTCACACCAGGAACATTGGAGGGGTTAGTGTGGGCTACTACCTCTTGGGAGACTCGGCGTATCCCTTGCAGAATTGGCTGCTTAAGCCTTTCCAGGACACCGGGCGTCTCACTGCAGAACAGCAGACATTCAACAGAAAGTTCAGCAGAGGACGCGTGGTTGTTGAAAATGCTTTTGGCAGACTGAAGGGACGGTGGCGTTGTCTTCTGAAAAGAAATGACTGTGATCTCCCGCTGGTGAAGTCAATGGTGGTGACTTGCTGTGCTCTTCATAACCTCTGTGAAACTCATGGTGAGAGATATGAGGAAGAATGGGATGCAGTTGCAGCAACAGCAGTTGAGCCAGGGATGGCAGTGGCACAGGAGGttgaagaggagggaagagatgTGCGTGATGGTTTGATGCGTTACTTGATGTCAGATAGGTAA